Proteins encoded together in one Chitinophaga sp. LS1 window:
- a CDS encoding thioredoxin family protein encodes MTIISRLFIALLCLCATTTLSAQEKHSLDLEHIYNPGADAAADLAAIQQQAAAAKKHILVQVGGNWCIWCKRFYKFTEEDSTLKSLLNKNFIVYHLNYSKENKNLPILQKLGYPQRFGFPVIVILDAKGNRLHTQDTGLLESADSYDQKKIAMLLKQWGPDALNPAYYTNQ; translated from the coding sequence ATGACCATCATTAGTCGCTTATTCATCGCCTTACTGTGTCTTTGTGCCACTACTACTTTATCTGCACAGGAAAAGCATTCCCTGGACCTGGAGCATATTTATAACCCGGGTGCCGATGCTGCGGCAGACCTGGCAGCTATTCAGCAGCAGGCGGCGGCTGCCAAAAAACACATATTGGTACAGGTAGGCGGCAATTGGTGCATATGGTGTAAGCGATTTTATAAATTCACGGAAGAGGATAGCACGTTGAAAAGCCTGCTGAACAAGAACTTTATTGTATACCATCTGAATTATAGCAAGGAGAATAAGAACCTGCCTATATTGCAAAAGCTGGGTTATCCACAGCGTTTCGGTTTCCCGGTGATCGTGATCCTGGATGCAAAGGGCAACAGACTACATACACAGGATACCGGTTTACTGGAATCCGCAGATTCATATGATCAGAAGAAGATAGCGATGTTATTGAAGCAATGGGGCCCGGATGCGCTCAACCCTGCTTATTACACTAATCAATGA
- a CDS encoding DUF4442 domain-containing protein, protein MIKFQRLVTQPWKFSLFLLYKLPAAWLAGVRVQQLTPAVCITSVPFRWLSQNPFKSTYFACLAMAAEMSTGLPAMWFTADAAPARVSMLVTGMQASFLKKATGKTYFTCEELDGMQVAIQHAVASGEPVAITVNTTGRSHDGTVIATFAITWSFKKR, encoded by the coding sequence ATGATAAAATTCCAACGTTTAGTAACACAGCCCTGGAAGTTTTCCCTGTTTTTGTTGTATAAATTACCGGCAGCATGGCTGGCAGGGGTAAGGGTACAACAATTGACCCCTGCTGTTTGTATCACTTCCGTACCTTTCAGGTGGTTGTCACAGAATCCTTTTAAGTCTACCTATTTTGCCTGTCTGGCTATGGCGGCAGAAATGAGCACGGGATTACCGGCTATGTGGTTTACGGCCGATGCGGCACCTGCCCGGGTATCCATGTTAGTAACGGGTATGCAGGCCAGCTTTCTGAAGAAAGCCACAGGGAAGACTTATTTTACATGTGAAGAACTGGACGGGATGCAGGTAGCTATACAGCATGCAGTAGCTTCGGGGGAGCCTGTCGCCATCACAGTCAACACTACTGGCAGAAGCCACGATGGCACAGTAATTGCCACGTTCGCGATCACCTGGTCGTTTAAGAAACGCTGA
- a CDS encoding MBL fold metallo-hydrolase, with product MKIAFHGAARTVTGSKHLITLKNGKKILLDCGMFQGMGKDTDAMNFDLGFDPSTVTMMVLSHAHIDHTGLIPLLVKRGFKGHIFCTPATFDLAQILLMDSARIQEEDIKFTNKKRRKVGLPQEEPLYTVDDAKKSISAFKKVKSYKEWHRIDDEVEVMFTDAGHIIGSAAVTLRITEGGKPTIITFSGDIGRYNDAILKSPDTFPQADYILMESTYGSTLHAEAAPATDVLLRYIHDTCKVKKGKLIIPAFSVGRTQELLYALNKAQLDGKLPKVDIFVDSPLSTEATEVVTAHPELFNKSVAKLLQIDDDVFDFPGLHFIESVDESKNLNFRQEPCVIISASGMAEAGRVKHHIANNISDTKNTILMVGYCEPQSLGGRLMRGAKEVSIYGTRYEVRAEVGSIRSMSAHGDYEDLSQWLSCQNPKEVKKLFLVHGEYEVQQIFRNWLLKKGFGDIEVPERHSEVGLG from the coding sequence ATGAAGATAGCCTTTCATGGGGCGGCACGAACTGTTACCGGTTCGAAACACCTGATTACATTAAAGAATGGGAAAAAGATCTTATTAGATTGCGGCATGTTCCAGGGTATGGGAAAGGACACAGATGCCATGAACTTTGACCTGGGTTTTGACCCATCTACTGTTACCATGATGGTATTATCCCATGCACATATTGACCACACAGGCCTGATTCCCCTGTTGGTAAAAAGGGGTTTTAAAGGCCATATCTTTTGTACCCCCGCTACATTTGACCTCGCCCAGATCCTTTTGATGGACTCCGCCAGGATACAGGAAGAGGATATAAAGTTTACCAATAAAAAGCGCCGGAAAGTAGGATTGCCGCAGGAAGAGCCGCTGTATACAGTGGATGATGCTAAAAAGAGCATATCTGCTTTCAAAAAGGTAAAGAGCTATAAAGAATGGCACAGAATAGATGACGAGGTGGAAGTGATGTTTACAGATGCGGGGCATATCATAGGTAGTGCGGCAGTGACTCTTCGCATAACAGAAGGGGGCAAACCAACGATCATTACTTTCAGTGGGGATATTGGCAGGTACAATGATGCGATCCTGAAATCGCCGGATACTTTTCCACAGGCAGATTACATCCTCATGGAATCTACCTATGGCAGTACCCTGCATGCGGAAGCGGCACCAGCTACCGATGTATTGCTGAGGTATATACATGATACCTGTAAGGTAAAGAAAGGAAAGCTGATCATCCCGGCATTCAGCGTTGGTCGTACACAGGAATTGCTGTATGCCCTGAATAAGGCGCAGCTGGATGGTAAGTTGCCAAAGGTGGATATCTTTGTGGATAGCCCGCTATCCACGGAAGCGACAGAGGTGGTGACAGCCCATCCGGAGTTGTTCAATAAGTCCGTGGCGAAGCTGTTGCAGATTGATGACGATGTATTTGATTTTCCGGGGTTGCATTTTATAGAATCCGTGGATGAGTCAAAGAACCTCAATTTTCGTCAGGAACCTTGCGTGATTATTTCAGCTTCAGGTATGGCGGAAGCAGGTAGGGTAAAGCATCATATTGCTAATAATATTAGTGATACTAAAAATACCATACTGATGGTGGGTTATTGTGAACCGCAATCATTGGGTGGCCGGTTAATGAGAGGAGCGAAGGAAGTATCAATTTATGGTACCCGTTATGAGGTGAGGGCAGAAGTGGGAAGTATCCGGTCAATGAGTGCCCATGGCGATTATGAAGATTTAAGCCAGTGGTTGTCTTGTCAAAACCCGAAAGAAGTGAAGAAGTTGTTTTTGGTGCACGGTGAGTATGAGGTGCAGCAGATATTCAGGAATTGGTTGTTGAAAAAGGGATTTGGGGATATAGAGGTGCCTGAAAGGCATTCTGAGGTTGGATTGGGATAA
- a CDS encoding M1 family metallopeptidase has translation MSKSFKQALNGLLVVCLTGSMCYSPAYAQQPDNANDPLLKIYRATATRVNDLSHTKLDVRFDYAKRYLYGKAWLTLKPHFYATDSLTLDAKGMDVKTVALVKGGKNTPLKYTYDSTQLHIQLDKIYDRSESYTVYIDYVARPEEISASGSAAITDAKGLYFINPDGTDKNKPIQIWTQGETESNSVWFPTIDKTAQKCTEEISMTVEKKYVTLSNGKLVSQKNNPDGTRTDTWKMDLPHSPYLFMMAVGEFAIVKEQWRGKEVSYYVEKAYEPYAKAIFGNTPEMLTFYSNILGYEYAWPKYAQIVVRDYVSGAMENTTATLHGDFVQKTDRELLDNNNYNESVIAHELFHHWFGDLVTAESWSNLTLNESFADYSEYLWLEHKYGKDDADAHALEAMESYKQFAEYAGDRDLVRFHYHDKEDMFDAVSYQKGGRILHMLRNVVGDSAFFKSLNLYLKTNAFKPAEAHQLRLAFEEVTGEDLNWFFNQWYFGDGFPKLDVSYQYNDGAKTVTVNIAQTQESGKIFQLPMAIDIYAGGKKERHLVNVTDKTASFTFPYTTKPDLVNVDADKVLLADIADHRDLNTYIFQFNNAPNYLDRREALEACLKDQSNTGARKVVIAALKDKFYGIRSLAIKGLNLSDDAVKSAALPVLQQLAKNDDNATVRAAALRQLGSLKDGQFTSLFEAATKDKSYAAAGAALTSLSSIDADKAYTLAKQMEATAKGALRNAIANVYAKKGNEDDIAFFSKTFDEASGQEKVEDAIQYITILANVDNADIVIKGVGQIRDMVKTFNNKMVTNYMVNMLQPVAKRKLDKATIAPADKKADLMKQYDYIKKVISELKD, from the coding sequence ATGTCAAAATCTTTCAAGCAAGCACTAAACGGCCTGCTGGTAGTATGTCTGACTGGAAGCATGTGTTATTCCCCCGCTTATGCACAGCAACCAGACAATGCCAATGATCCTCTCCTGAAGATCTACAGAGCCACTGCAACAAGAGTGAACGACCTCTCCCATACCAAACTGGATGTCCGCTTTGATTACGCCAAAAGATATCTGTACGGTAAAGCATGGCTGACCCTCAAGCCTCACTTCTACGCAACCGATTCCCTGACCCTGGATGCCAAAGGCATGGATGTCAAAACCGTTGCACTTGTAAAAGGTGGTAAAAACACCCCTTTGAAGTATACTTACGATAGCACCCAGCTGCATATACAACTAGATAAAATATATGACCGCTCCGAATCGTATACTGTGTATATAGATTACGTGGCCAGACCAGAAGAAATCAGTGCTTCCGGCAGCGCAGCTATCACTGACGCCAAAGGCCTGTATTTTATCAACCCGGATGGCACGGACAAAAATAAACCGATCCAGATCTGGACACAGGGTGAAACCGAATCCAACTCTGTATGGTTCCCTACTATTGATAAGACCGCCCAGAAATGTACCGAAGAGATCAGTATGACTGTCGAAAAGAAATACGTGACCCTCTCCAACGGTAAACTGGTAAGCCAAAAGAATAACCCCGATGGTACCCGTACCGATACCTGGAAGATGGACCTCCCCCACTCCCCTTACCTGTTCATGATGGCAGTAGGTGAATTCGCTATCGTAAAGGAACAATGGCGTGGCAAAGAAGTAAGCTACTATGTGGAAAAAGCGTACGAACCATACGCAAAAGCCATTTTCGGGAACACCCCTGAAATGCTCACCTTCTACTCCAACATCCTCGGTTATGAGTATGCATGGCCTAAGTACGCCCAGATCGTAGTAAGAGACTATGTATCCGGTGCTATGGAAAATACCACTGCTACCCTGCACGGCGATTTCGTACAGAAAACTGACAGAGAACTGCTGGATAATAACAACTACAATGAATCTGTTATCGCCCACGAACTTTTCCATCACTGGTTTGGTGACCTGGTAACGGCTGAGTCATGGAGCAACCTGACCCTGAATGAGTCTTTTGCCGACTATAGTGAATACCTGTGGCTGGAACATAAATATGGTAAAGACGATGCAGATGCACATGCGCTGGAAGCCATGGAAAGCTACAAACAGTTCGCCGAATATGCCGGCGACCGTGACCTGGTGCGTTTTCACTACCATGACAAGGAAGATATGTTCGACGCTGTAAGCTACCAGAAAGGTGGCCGTATCCTGCATATGCTCCGCAATGTTGTAGGTGATAGCGCCTTCTTCAAATCCCTGAACCTCTACCTGAAGACCAATGCCTTCAAACCTGCCGAAGCTCATCAGCTGCGCCTGGCCTTTGAAGAAGTAACCGGCGAAGACCTGAACTGGTTCTTTAACCAATGGTATTTTGGCGACGGCTTCCCTAAACTGGATGTAAGCTACCAATACAATGACGGTGCTAAAACGGTGACTGTCAATATCGCCCAAACCCAGGAATCAGGCAAGATCTTCCAGTTGCCAATGGCGATTGATATCTATGCAGGTGGTAAAAAAGAACGTCACCTGGTGAATGTGACCGATAAAACGGCTTCCTTCACCTTCCCTTATACAACGAAACCAGACCTGGTAAATGTAGATGCGGACAAAGTGCTGCTGGCTGATATCGCTGATCACAGGGACCTGAACACCTACATCTTCCAGTTCAACAATGCACCTAACTACCTGGATCGCAGGGAAGCACTGGAAGCTTGCCTGAAAGATCAGTCTAATACCGGTGCCCGCAAGGTGGTAATTGCTGCCCTGAAAGATAAATTCTATGGTATTCGCTCCCTGGCTATCAAAGGACTGAATTTGAGCGACGATGCAGTAAAATCTGCCGCCCTGCCTGTTCTACAGCAACTGGCCAAGAACGATGACAATGCGACTGTTCGTGCAGCTGCCCTGAGACAACTGGGCTCTCTGAAAGATGGACAGTTCACCTCCCTGTTCGAAGCAGCGACCAAAGACAAGTCTTATGCCGCTGCAGGTGCGGCGCTGACAAGCCTCTCTTCTATTGATGCTGATAAAGCTTATACTTTAGCGAAGCAAATGGAAGCTACCGCTAAAGGTGCACTGCGCAATGCGATTGCAAATGTGTATGCAAAAAAGGGGAATGAAGATGACATCGCGTTCTTTTCCAAAACCTTTGACGAAGCAAGTGGTCAGGAAAAGGTGGAAGATGCTATTCAGTATATCACCATCCTGGCAAATGTGGATAACGCTGATATCGTGATCAAAGGCGTAGGCCAGATCAGGGATATGGTGAAAACCTTCAATAACAAGATGGTGACCAATTATATGGTCAATATGCTGCAGCCAGTGGCCAAGAGAAAACTGGACAAGGCGACCATCGCACCTGCTGATAAAAAAGCAGACCTGATGAAGCAGTATGATTATATTAAGAAAGTGATCAGTGAGTTAAAGGACTAA
- a CDS encoding biotin/lipoyl-containing protein, translating into MKQLMIKAIVNGTTPFAINTAPEGLSCNGQAVQWSGLELPTGNYSVILDGRSYTAQVINIDKDAKKVKVLIEQQAYEVAIEEPIDQLLAAMGINHGATRKVNDIKAPMPGLVLKVLVSPGQAIKKGDPVLILEAMKMENVFKATADAIVKEIKVSERTAVEKGEVLVILE; encoded by the coding sequence ATGAAACAACTTATGATCAAAGCAATCGTAAATGGCACCACGCCATTTGCAATCAATACGGCACCTGAAGGGCTCTCCTGCAATGGGCAGGCCGTACAATGGTCTGGGCTGGAATTGCCTACCGGCAATTATAGTGTAATATTGGATGGGCGGAGTTATACAGCTCAGGTCATCAACATAGACAAAGACGCAAAAAAGGTAAAAGTCCTGATTGAGCAACAGGCATACGAGGTCGCTATCGAAGAGCCGATAGACCAGCTGCTGGCAGCCATGGGTATCAACCACGGCGCCACCCGCAAGGTAAACGATATCAAGGCGCCAATGCCCGGACTGGTACTGAAAGTATTGGTTTCGCCAGGCCAGGCAATTAAGAAAGGCGATCCGGTACTTATTCTGGAAGCCATGAAAATGGAGAATGTATTTAAGGCAACCGCAGATGCAATCGTTAAGGAAATCAAGGTTTCTGAACGAACTGCTGTTGAAAAAGGGGAGGTCCTCGTTATATTGGAATAG
- a CDS encoding DUF4476 domain-containing protein, which produces MIKYLKKSLLIPCFLLMTLQMTAQDKQYYIYIQSERSQPFYVRFDGKLLSSSDKGYLIISKLPAGTANMRIGFAKSEVPEQQYLVKVGGSNDQGYLLKQDGLYNIVTFAATRPVKKSEEATVAAAPAPVVETPAPAPVTEPPAPTPAPVETAAAPAPPVPEPQKAMMDSMQKDLAAAFPNKDAGVTVGPGTRPVKPTSKFSESLDRVVKDDRPEEPLVDPNAGTGMILAPAKDTTVAVQQPEEKKGRKKRRDREPLTDEEQQILADVMAEEHKAAATPAPVPATDLAVTTDTAVTVMTEPASAPAPVVTEDAPVPDKKAKKAKKKKSEDPAFIDFQDGSNAQATPSAAVDVATVSVAPAIEEPAPAPVSKKKKRKTDTEERPNNVLTDDSSGYAVSDLNIDHTSKKDRKKKKQDVEEGAAAPVTAAAEVPAVATEDTKKSSSSVKMINSDCGKVMDDDTFRKLLRKFVGGKDDDGMIDAFKKQAKGYCLETSQVKTLVQLLGTDDSRYRLLDQAYPKVYDSEHFAALESVLSDNYYKGRFKAMVHR; this is translated from the coding sequence ATGATTAAGTATTTGAAAAAATCTTTATTGATACCGTGCTTTCTCCTGATGACATTGCAGATGACAGCTCAGGATAAGCAGTACTATATTTATATACAAAGCGAAAGGTCTCAGCCTTTCTATGTACGCTTTGATGGAAAATTACTCAGCTCTTCCGATAAAGGCTATCTCATTATTTCCAAACTGCCTGCTGGTACAGCCAATATGCGTATTGGATTTGCAAAAAGTGAAGTACCTGAACAGCAGTACCTGGTAAAAGTTGGCGGTTCCAATGACCAGGGGTACCTGTTGAAGCAGGATGGCTTATATAATATCGTGACTTTTGCAGCCACCAGGCCTGTGAAGAAGAGTGAAGAAGCGACAGTAGCAGCAGCGCCTGCACCTGTAGTGGAAACACCGGCGCCGGCTCCGGTTACAGAACCACCTGCACCGACACCAGCTCCTGTTGAGACAGCAGCAGCACCTGCTCCTCCTGTTCCGGAGCCACAAAAGGCCATGATGGATTCTATGCAAAAGGATCTGGCAGCAGCTTTCCCAAATAAAGATGCAGGGGTGACAGTAGGTCCTGGAACCCGTCCGGTAAAACCAACCAGTAAGTTTTCAGAATCCCTTGATAGGGTCGTAAAAGATGACAGACCAGAGGAACCTCTGGTAGATCCGAATGCCGGAACAGGGATGATCCTGGCACCTGCAAAGGATACCACAGTGGCTGTTCAGCAACCTGAAGAAAAGAAAGGACGTAAGAAACGCAGGGATAGAGAACCACTTACAGATGAAGAACAACAGATTCTTGCTGACGTAATGGCGGAAGAACATAAGGCAGCAGCAACACCAGCACCTGTACCCGCAACTGATCTGGCTGTTACTACTGATACGGCGGTAACAGTTATGACAGAACCGGCATCAGCTCCTGCTCCTGTTGTAACAGAAGATGCACCTGTACCTGATAAAAAAGCTAAGAAAGCAAAGAAGAAAAAATCAGAAGACCCTGCATTTATCGATTTTCAGGATGGTAGCAATGCACAGGCAACACCTTCAGCCGCTGTAGATGTTGCTACTGTATCAGTTGCTCCTGCCATTGAAGAACCAGCACCTGCTCCTGTTTCTAAGAAGAAAAAGCGTAAAACAGATACAGAAGAGCGTCCTAATAATGTATTAACAGACGATTCTTCCGGTTATGCTGTATCTGATCTGAATATTGATCATACCAGCAAAAAAGACCGTAAAAAGAAAAAGCAGGATGTTGAGGAAGGAGCAGCAGCTCCTGTAACCGCTGCTGCTGAAGTGCCTGCAGTAGCTACAGAAGACACAAAGAAGTCTTCTTCATCTGTGAAAATGATCAATTCTGATTGTGGGAAGGTAATGGATGATGATACGTTCCGTAAGCTGCTCCGCAAGTTTGTAGGAGGAAAGGACGATGATGGAATGATCGATGCGTTTAAGAAACAGGCGAAAGGTTATTGTCTGGAGACCTCTCAGGTAAAGACGTTGGTACAGCTATTGGGTACAGATGATAGCCGATACCGTTTACTGGATCAGGCATATCCCAAGGTCTATGATTCTGAGCATTTCGCAGCTTTGGAAAGTGTACTCTCCGACAATTATTACAAAGGTCGCTTCAAGGCAATGGTCCACAGATAA
- the truA gene encoding tRNA pseudouridine(38-40) synthase TruA — MRYFIEVAYKGTQFGGFQIQDTAHTVQAEIDRAISLLMREKVETTGSSRTDAGVHALQNFLHFDIAQPLHPQFIYKVNAILSRDIVLKQVYAVSDEAHSRFDALNRAYKYTLYTQKDPFMQDRGYFYPYSLDFDLLQEAAGILKTYENFMTFSKRNTQVRTYNCNIMESAWTIEDGHIVYRVRANRFLRGMVRGMVGTMLRVGRGKLTIEGFRKAIEMRDCTYADFAVPPQGLFLMQVAYPSGLLDKAIF, encoded by the coding sequence ATGAGATATTTTATAGAAGTAGCGTATAAAGGAACCCAGTTCGGTGGCTTTCAGATCCAGGACACAGCACATACGGTGCAGGCTGAAATAGACCGGGCTATTAGTTTGCTCATGCGGGAGAAAGTGGAGACAACGGGCTCCAGCCGTACAGATGCAGGGGTACATGCGTTGCAGAACTTCCTTCACTTTGATATCGCGCAACCTTTACATCCGCAATTCATCTATAAGGTAAATGCGATCCTGTCACGCGATATCGTATTAAAGCAGGTCTATGCGGTAAGCGATGAAGCGCATTCCCGCTTCGATGCCCTGAATCGTGCCTATAAATATACCTTATACACACAGAAGGATCCTTTTATGCAGGATAGGGGATACTTCTATCCCTATAGTCTGGACTTTGACCTGTTGCAGGAAGCAGCGGGTATATTAAAGACCTATGAGAACTTCATGACTTTTAGTAAGCGGAACACGCAGGTGAGAACTTATAACTGTAATATAATGGAATCAGCGTGGACGATAGAGGATGGGCATATAGTATATCGTGTACGGGCGAATCGGTTTTTGAGAGGAATGGTGCGGGGGATGGTAGGTACGATGCTGAGAGTAGGGCGTGGAAAGCTGACGATAGAGGGGTTCAGGAAAGCGATAGAGATGAGGGATTGTACGTATGCTGACTTCGCAGTACCGCCTCAGGGATTGTTTTTAATGCAGGTAGCATATCCATCCGGGTTACTTGATAAAGCGATTTTCTAA